From one Nycticebus coucang isolate mNycCou1 chromosome 14, mNycCou1.pri, whole genome shotgun sequence genomic stretch:
- the TMEM126A gene encoding transmembrane protein 126A isoform X2 yields the protein MARRTIGGAGGGPSHLWRLHLGCPAGRRGRRKAGRSAGYPLCFPGRDSLLNICKEIVERWSETQNVVTKVKKEDEVQAIATLIEKQAQIVVKPRMVSEEEKQRKAALLAQYADVTDEEDEADEKDDSGATTVNTGSDKSLFRNTNVEDVLNARKLERDSLRDESQRKKEQEKLQRERDKLAKQEHKEKKRTQRGEQKR from the coding sequence ATGGCTAGACGGACGATTGGAGGCGCTGGGGGTGGACCGAGCCATTTATGGCGCCTACATCTTGGGTGTCctgcaggaagaagaggaagaagaaaagctgGACGCTCTGCAGGGTATCCTCTCTGCTTTCCTGGAAGAGATTCCCTCCTTAATATCTGCAAGGAGATTGTGGAACGATGGTCGGAGACTCAGAATGTTGTCAccaaagtgaaaaaagaagatGAGGTTCAGGCCATTGCGACTCTAATTGAGAAGCAGGCACAGATTGTGGTAAAACCCAGGATGGTGTCAgaagaagagaagcagagaaaagctGCCCTCCTGGCCCAGTATGCTGATGTGACAGATGAAGAGGATGAAGCAGATGAGAAGGATGATTCAGGTGCCACCACAGTGAACACTGGTTCTGACAAATCCCTTTTCCGAAACACCAATGTGGAAGATGTCCTCAATGCTCGAAAACTGGAGCGAGACTCACTTAGGGATGAGTCCCAAAGGAAGAAGGAACAGGAGAAGctgcagagggagagagacaaaCTGGCCAAACAGGagcacaaggaaaagaaaaggacacaGAGAGGGGAACAAAAGCGATAA
- the CREBZF gene encoding CREB/ATF bZIP transcription factor isoform X2 has product MRHSLTKLLAASGSDSPTRTQSPAPAATCSLSPDLIPAAAGQKETAGSPGRKKPHGDVGELETGGGSRGGVAVRAPSPEEMEEEAIASVHGEETEDLDFLSGLELADLLDPRQPDWHLEPGLSSPGPFSSSGGGSDSGGLWRGDDDDEAAAAEMQRFSDLLQRLLNGIGGCSSSSDNGNGEKRRRKSPGGSGGGSSGNDNNQAATKSPRKAAAAAARLNRLKKKEYVMGLESRVRGLAAENQELRAENRELGKRVQALQEESRYLRAVLANETGLARLLSRLSGVGLRLTTSLFRDSPAGDHDYALPVGKQQQDLLEEDDSAGGVCLHVDKDKVSVEFCSACARKASSSLKM; this is encoded by the coding sequence ATGAGGCATAGCCTGACGAAGCTGCTGGCAGCCTCAGGCAGCGACTCCCCGACCCGCACCCAGAGCCCGGCGCCGGCCGCGACCTGTTCGCTGTCTCCGGACCTGATCCCGGCTGCGGCTGGGCAGAAGGAGACGGCCGGATCGCCCGGCCGCAAGAAGCCGCACGGCGACGTGGGCGAGTTGGAGACCGGGGGGGGGAGCCGCGGCGGCGTGGCCGTGCGCGCGCCCTCGCCcgaggagatggaggaggaggcaATTGCCAGCGTCCACGGGGAAGAGACCGAAGACCTGGACTTTTTGTCCGGGCTGGAACTGGCGGATCTGCTGGACCCCCGGCAACCGGACTGGCACCTGGAGCCCGGGCTTAGCTCGCCTGGGCCTTTTTCCTCGTCAGGGGGAGGCTCGGATAGCGGCGGGCTGTGGAGAGGGGACGACGACGACGAGGCTGCGGCTGCTGAGATGCAGCGCTTTTCTGACTTGCTGCAGAGGCTCTTAAATGGTATCGgaggctgcagcagcagcagtgacaaTGGCAACGGAGAAAAGAGGCGGAGAAAGTCCCCGGGAGGAAGCGGCGGTGGCAGCAGCGGCAACGACAACAACCAGGCGGCGACAAAGAGTCCCCGGAAGGCGGCGGCGGCCGCTGCCCGTCTTAATCGGCTGAAGAAGAAGGAGTACGTGATGGGGTTGGAGAGTCGAGTCCGGGGTCTGGCAGCCGAGAACCAGGAGCTGCGGGCCGAGAATCGGGAGCTGGGCAAACGCGTACAGGCGCTGCAGGAGGAGAGTCGGTACCTACGCGCAGTTTTAGCCAACGAGACCGGACTGGCTCGCTTGCTGAGCCGGCTTAGCGGCGTGGGACTGCGGCTGACCACCTCGCTCTTCAGAGACTCGCCCGCCGGTGACCACGACTACGCGCTGCCGGTGGGAAAGCAGCAGCAGGACCTGCTAGAAGAGGACGACTCAGCGGGAGGAGTGTGTCTGCATGTGGACAAGGATAAGGTGTCGGTGGAGTTCTGCTCGGCATGCGCCCGGAAGGCGTCGTCTTCTCTTAAAATGTAG
- the CREBZF gene encoding CREB/ATF bZIP transcription factor isoform X1: MRHSLTKLLAASGSDSPTRTQSPAPAATCSLSPDLIPAAAGQKETAGSPGRKKPHGDVGELETGGGSRGGVAVRAPSPEEMEEEAIASVHGEETEDLDFLSGLELADLLDPRQPDWHLEPGLSSPGPFSSSGGGSDSGGLWRGDDDDEAAAAEMQRFSDLLQRLLNGIGGCSSSSDNGNGEKRRRKSPGGSGGGSSGNDNNQAATKSPRKAAAAAARLNRLKKKEYVMGLESRVRGLAAENQELRAENRELGKRVQALQEESRYLRAVLANETGLARLLSRLSGVGLRLTTSLFRDSPAGDHDYALPVGKQQQDLLEEDDSAGGVCLHVDKDKVSVEFCSACARKASSSLKIFFFR, encoded by the exons ATGAGGCATAGCCTGACGAAGCTGCTGGCAGCCTCAGGCAGCGACTCCCCGACCCGCACCCAGAGCCCGGCGCCGGCCGCGACCTGTTCGCTGTCTCCGGACCTGATCCCGGCTGCGGCTGGGCAGAAGGAGACGGCCGGATCGCCCGGCCGCAAGAAGCCGCACGGCGACGTGGGCGAGTTGGAGACCGGGGGGGGGAGCCGCGGCGGCGTGGCCGTGCGCGCGCCCTCGCCcgaggagatggaggaggaggcaATTGCCAGCGTCCACGGGGAAGAGACCGAAGACCTGGACTTTTTGTCCGGGCTGGAACTGGCGGATCTGCTGGACCCCCGGCAACCGGACTGGCACCTGGAGCCCGGGCTTAGCTCGCCTGGGCCTTTTTCCTCGTCAGGGGGAGGCTCGGATAGCGGCGGGCTGTGGAGAGGGGACGACGACGACGAGGCTGCGGCTGCTGAGATGCAGCGCTTTTCTGACTTGCTGCAGAGGCTCTTAAATGGTATCGgaggctgcagcagcagcagtgacaaTGGCAACGGAGAAAAGAGGCGGAGAAAGTCCCCGGGAGGAAGCGGCGGTGGCAGCAGCGGCAACGACAACAACCAGGCGGCGACAAAGAGTCCCCGGAAGGCGGCGGCGGCCGCTGCCCGTCTTAATCGGCTGAAGAAGAAGGAGTACGTGATGGGGTTGGAGAGTCGAGTCCGGGGTCTGGCAGCCGAGAACCAGGAGCTGCGGGCCGAGAATCGGGAGCTGGGCAAACGCGTACAGGCGCTGCAGGAGGAGAGTCGGTACCTACGCGCAGTTTTAGCCAACGAGACCGGACTGGCTCGCTTGCTGAGCCGGCTTAGCGGCGTGGGACTGCGGCTGACCACCTCGCTCTTCAGAGACTCGCCCGCCGGTGACCACGACTACGCGCTGCCGGTGGGAAAGCAGCAGCAGGACCTGCTAGAAGAGGACGACTCAGCGGGAGGAGTGTGTCTGCATGTGGACAAGGATAAGGTGTCGGTGGAGTTCTGCTCGGCATGCGCCCGGAAGGCGTCGTCTTCTCTTAAAAT TTTCTTTTTTAGGTGA
- the TMEM126A gene encoding transmembrane protein 126A isoform X1: MENHKIDDAKENETHFITITGKINQLPETERNLLEHGSVYVGLNAALCGLISNSLFRRMLNVTKARIAAGLPMAVLPFLTTDIAYRSFVTLPLTTELIYFLGELNCETCTVTRSGLTGLVFGGLYPIFLAIPVNAGLVARYQSAVLPEKGNILTYWIRISKPIFRKMLFPILLQTLFTAYLGSRQYKLLIKSLQLPEPGLEIH, encoded by the exons ATGGAAAATCATAAAATAGATGATGCTAAGGAAAATGAAACACATTTCATTACCATAACGGGAAAAATTAACCAGCTTCCAGAAACAGAAAG GAATTTACTTGAACATGGATCAGTATATGTCGGACTTAATGCTGCTCTTTGTGGCCTAATATCAAACAGTCTTTTTCGACGCATGTTGAATGTGACAAAAGCTCGTATTGCCGCTGGGTTACCAATGGCAGTGCTTCCGTTTCTGACAACAGATATAGCTTACAGAAGTTTTGTAACTTTACCTTTGACTACAG AACTAATTTATTTCCTAGGTGAACTAAACTGTGAAACCTGTACCGTAACCCGGAGTGGACTGACTGGTCTTGTTTTTGGTGGTCTGTATCCTATATTTTTGGCTATACCAGTGAATGCTGGCCTTGTAGCCAG GTATCAGTCAGCTGTGCTACCAGAAAAAGGAAACATCTTAACATACTGGATTAGAATTTCTAAGCCTATCTTTAGAAAGAtgttatttcccattttgctCCAGACTCTGTTTACAGCATACCTTGGATCTAGACAATATAAACTACTTATAAAGTCCCTTCAATTACCTGAACCTGGCCTAGAAATTCACTAA
- the TMEM126A gene encoding transmembrane protein 126A isoform X3 — MENHKIDDAKENETHFITITGKINQLPETERNLLEHGSVYVGLNAALCGLISNSLFRRMLNVTKARIAAGLPMAVLPFLTTDIAYRSFVTLPLTTGELNCETCTVTRSGLTGLVFGGLYPIFLAIPVNAGLVARYQSAVLPEKGNILTYWIRISKPIFRKMLFPILLQTLFTAYLGSRQYKLLIKSLQLPEPGLEIH, encoded by the exons ATGGAAAATCATAAAATAGATGATGCTAAGGAAAATGAAACACATTTCATTACCATAACGGGAAAAATTAACCAGCTTCCAGAAACAGAAAG GAATTTACTTGAACATGGATCAGTATATGTCGGACTTAATGCTGCTCTTTGTGGCCTAATATCAAACAGTCTTTTTCGACGCATGTTGAATGTGACAAAAGCTCGTATTGCCGCTGGGTTACCAATGGCAGTGCTTCCGTTTCTGACAACAGATATAGCTTACAGAAGTTTTGTAACTTTACCTTTGACTACAG GTGAACTAAACTGTGAAACCTGTACCGTAACCCGGAGTGGACTGACTGGTCTTGTTTTTGGTGGTCTGTATCCTATATTTTTGGCTATACCAGTGAATGCTGGCCTTGTAGCCAG GTATCAGTCAGCTGTGCTACCAGAAAAAGGAAACATCTTAACATACTGGATTAGAATTTCTAAGCCTATCTTTAGAAAGAtgttatttcccattttgctCCAGACTCTGTTTACAGCATACCTTGGATCTAGACAATATAAACTACTTATAAAGTCCCTTCAATTACCTGAACCTGGCCTAGAAATTCACTAA